Proteins encoded together in one Ictidomys tridecemlineatus isolate mIctTri1 chromosome 3, mIctTri1.hap1, whole genome shotgun sequence window:
- the Krtap29-1 gene encoding keratin-associated protein 29-1, whose product MTDGCSPGNSTAIPAVPTTAICPKNRSFRNAICLPSSCQSRTWQLVTCQENRQPFSSAPRSTEPVSCQSTCFPETSCVGFVCQPICSRIGCCESGTGQSACPVSSCQTSCLESTGCQIKCCDVSPCQQSSCHEPVSTSGSCQVPCGQSVCCDTSSCQPSCSEVTPCAETSCPPVICESSSCQSPCYQGDSGQLIGGEVQPCNSTYYQPICYICKPCQSVPCLPVSYQPLTCVFSSCSPSCCVPSPCQPLHCHPAPSVSFICQPVAHCQFPCSIKNSCKPGSCGTMLSGQQTCGGSTSCKQSGCKSPSCQPPCCVTGLGKSSSDGSSCF is encoded by the coding sequence ATGACAGACGGCTGTAGTCCTGGAAACAGCACAGCCATTCCAGCTGTGCCGACCACTGCCATATGCCCAAAGAATCGCAGCTTCAGAAATGCTATCTGTTTGCCCAGTTCCTGCCAGAGCAGAACATGGCAACTGGTTACATGTCAAGAAAACCGTCAGCCATTCAGCAGTGCTCCAAGGAGCACAGAACCCGTTTCTTGTCAATCTACCTGCTTTCCGGAAACTTCTTGTGTGGGTTTTGTTTGCCAACCCATCTGCTCCCGCATAGGCTGCTGTGAATCTGGCACTGGTCAGTCTGCTTGTCCAGTCTCATCATGTCAGACATCCTGCTTGGAATCCACTGGTTGTCAGATAAAATGCTGTGATGTCAGCCCCTGTCAACAAAGCTCCTGCCACGAACCTGTCAGCACATCTGGATCATGCCAGGTACCTTGTGGCCAATCAGTCTGCTGTGATACAAGCTCCTGCCAGCCATCCTGCTCTGAAGTAACTCCCTGTGCTGAAACATCTTGCCCACCAGTCATCTGTGAGTCTAGTTCATGCCAATCCCCTTGCTACCAAGGAGATTCAGGCCAACTCATTGGTGGTGAAGTCCAGCCCTGCAATTCTACTTATTACCAACCCATCTGCTACATTTGCAAGCCTTGCCAATCAGTTCCCTGCCTGCCTGTTTCCTATCAGCCATTGACTTGTGTGTTCAGTTCTTGCAGTCCTTCTTGCTGTGTGCCCTCCCCTTGTCAGCCACTTCACTGCCATCCAGCTCCTTCTGTATCTTTCATCTGCCAGCCAGTGGCTCACTGCCAATTCCCATGTTCTATAAAGAACTCTTGCAAACCAGGTTCCTGTGGCACCATGCTTTCTGGCCAACAGACTTGTGGTGGATCCACTTCCTGCAAACAAAGTGGCTGCAAATCCCCTTCCTGCCAGCCACCTTGCTGTGTGACAGGTTTAGGAAAATCATCCAGTGATGGCTCCAGTTGCTTCTAG